In Fusobacteria bacterium ZRK30, the DNA window TTTACAGATCTTTTCTTCTTTCCCTTTTTTAATTGTTTTTCTAGTTCTTTTATCTTATCTTCTAACAGCATGCTGATTACTAGATCATCTTTATTTTCTTCTAATTTTTTTCTCAGAGCATCCAATTGATTTATATCCATAAATTTCTCCTATAATTTTTTATTTAGTTTTATTTTAACTTTTAAGTCAATTTTTTCTACTTACTATATCATACCCTAAAATCCACTATTTTTCAACGAAAGTTCCAAAATGTTTATTTCGGAACTTTCGAAATAGATCCTTGAAAATAAAGGGGTAAAAGTCTTCACCTCTTCACCTAAAACCGAATGTTCCATTATAAAAACAGGAAATACAGAGATTATTTCATTTTTTTCTCTGTTATCTGCCAAATTTTAAAACTAAAATATTTTTTAAAAAATAAAATATTCAATACTCTAATTAATCGGACTATTCCTTGAAAAGGTATAAAATTTGATGAAGCTCTTATTTTGATTTTAAGAGTTTCAAGGGTATAAACACACACCTTTTGTTTTAGTAGCGCCTTAAATCGAAAATTTAATAAAAATCATTGATTTTATTGATGTCTAGAGATGCCTAATTATCACGTCTTTCAATAAAATCTATAATTAAAATTATAGGACAGTTTGTTGATGATTTATTTTTATGAATTTGTGTTTAAGTGACAACCAAGAGTAATTTGTCACAGATCTATAATTAGCATTTAAAAACCTATAATATTTTTGCCACTTATCTGCATTAATTTTTTTAGTCATGATTGTTCTTTATTGATGGCTAAATTGTTAGTTGTCAGTTGTGACTCTTATTAATATTTTTCACAAATAAAAAAGACCCTATAATTTTCATTATAGAATCTTTTGAAATGTGAGATTATTTTTTCCAAGTATTAGGAGATTTATTCCACTGACTGGCTTCCTCTGCATCTTGAGAAGATAGGTAATTTTCTTCAACTGCTAATTCTATTAAATCAGGAAATCCAGAAAGTGTTTCCCATTTACAGTCCGCTTCTTCAAATCTGTCATAGGCCTTTTTAAATTCATATGAGAATATAGCCATAACTTCTACATCTTTAGCTCCTTCTCTTCTTGCTGCTTCAAGTGCTGAGATGCAACTTCCACCTGTAGATATAAGGTCCTCTATTACGATTATTTTTTTACCTTCTACATCTGCTCCCTCTATCTGTTTTCCTGCTCCATGAGCTTTAGGTTTAGATCTGATATAAGCCATAGGTTTATTCATTTTTTCTGCGATAAATGCTGCCCATGGAATTCCTGCTGTTGCAGTACCTGCTAAAATATCAAACTCTTTATCTTTTAAAGCTTCTATAAAAGCATCTACTATATCTGTTCTTTCCTTTGGAAAACCGATAACTTTTCTATTATCACAATATATAGGAGATTTTATCCCTGATACAAAGGTAAATGGCTCTGCCACATTTAATCTTACTGCTTCTACTTTTAATAGTGCTCTAGCTACTCTTTTAGCGTTATTCATATTCGATCTCACTCCCTGTATTTTCAATTATTTCATTTTTATTATATACTATCGTTCCATTAACTATTGTAGTTTCAATTTTACCATACCCTGTATATCCATCAAATGGAGTCCACCCGCATTTTGACAGTGTAGTTTTATTCTCTAAGGTAAACTTTTTTTCTAGGTCTACTACTACCAGATCTCCATAGTAACCCTCTTTGATCTCTCCCCTGTCTTTTATACCAAATATTTTACTTGGGTTTTTAGACATAAGTTCTATCAATTTAGATAAAGTGATCTTTTCTTTAGATACAGCATCTAACATCAACGGTAATGAGTTTTCCACTCCCGGGATTCCAAATGTTACCTTTTTCAACTTCTCTGAAAGAAGATGAGGTGCATGGTCAGTACCAATGGTATCAATAGTTCCATCATTTATAGCTTTCCATAAAGCTTCTATATCATCGTTTGTTTTTAATTCAGGTTTCATCCTAAATAACATTTCATTTTTTCCCTTTATATCGTTTTCACTGAGGAAAAGGTGGTGAGGAGTTACTTCCGTATATATTTTTTTTGTAGCTATTTTTCTGTTTTTTCTGATAATATCTAACTCTTTTTCATTTGAAATATGACAAAGGTATAATTTTTTTCCATATTTTTCATTATAGGTGATGGCTTTTTCTACCATCTCTCCTTCAGCATGAACTGATACCATTTTTGATTTTAAAAATATATTTTTTAAAACCTCATCTTTTTCTACCAACATCTTTCCTGTAGATATATTCATAAAGACCTTGGTAGAAGCTACCCCCTCACTAGGGATAATATCACTGTTGTCTGTACTGGTACCTCCAAAATGAAATCCATAGTTTACAAGTGATTTAATTGAAGCCAGATCTTTTTTATCTTGAAGTGCACTCAAATTTGTAGTTGTAGGTACTGTATTTGGCATATCTATAAAAGTGGTAATCCCACCTTTGGCACAGGCTCTTGACCCTGTATATAAATCTTCTTTATGTGTCAGCCCCGGATCTCTCATATGTACATGGGGATCTATAACTCCCGGGATAAGATATTTCTTTCCCTTTAAATCTATAATTTCTAATTTTTTTATATTTTCATCTGAGGATAAAAACGTCTCTCTAATTATATTTAAACTGTCGATATCAGACCCTATTTCAGCAATCTTACCATCTTTTATATAGAGATCTTTTATCTCATATTCATTGTCTATAGTGTTTATTCTGGCATTTTTTATTAACAAATTTAACTCCTCCCTGTTCTTTTGAGCTACTTTAATTTTAAATCTAAAAGTCTAAATTTCTTAATCCTTTAAAATTAATTATTTAACCCTTCCTGGATTTCTTCTAATATTAATTTAGCTGCATGAACTGGATTTTCTGATTTAGTGATTGGTCTTCCTACTACTAAGAAATCAGCACCATTTTCAACAGCCATCTTAGGAGTCATAATTCTTTTTTGGTCATTAGAAGCTGCCCATAGTGGTCTCACTCCCGGACAGATTGTGTAGAAGTTTTCTCCACAAAGTTCCTTTATTTTCTTGGCTTCCAAGGGAGAACATACTACTCCGTGTAATCCTGATTCCTTAGTTTCTACAGCCCAGTGATTAGCTAATTCACTGATATTTAAATTACTTTTAAAATGTGAAGCTACCTCTTCCTCTGTAAATGATGTCAATATAGTCACTGCTATTGCTATGGAGTCAGAATTATTTTCCTTCAGCATATCTGCAACGGATTTCATCATAGTAGGCCCTCCACCTGCATGGACATTAAACATAAATACTTCTTGTTTATTTGCAAACATCGATGCCATAGTTGTTGTATTTGGGATATCATGGAATTTTAGGTCTAAAAATACTTTTTTATCTATACTATGAAGGTACTCTACCGCTTCTCCACGAGTATTTAAGAATAATTCTAAACCTACCTTATATGTAGATACGGCATCTCCAATTTCATTAACTATATCCTTTACCTCACCCAACGTTTTATAATCTAATGCTACTATTAATCTATCTTTAGCCTTTAATTTCATTATTCCCTCCTAGTCTGTTTCTATAAGCTGCTCCTCCATCAGGATGGGCTGCTCCTACAATTTCACTGATATTCTCTATGTTGTTTTCTATACAGTATTTTTCTAATCCTTTTTTTATCTCTATTGGTAGTGTCGGGTTACCAAACATTCCTGTTCCCAATGATATAGCACTGGCTCCTACCATAATAAATTCTATTGCATCCTCTGTAGAAGATATCCCTCCCATTCCAAGAACTGGGATAGATACTGCCTGGGAAACCTGGTATATCATTCTCAGTGCAACTGGTTTTACAGCTGGTCCTGATAATCCTCCCATTATATTACCTAAAATTGGTTTTCTTTTTCTTATATCTACTGCCATTCCTAACAAAGTATTGATAAGAGCTACACCATTTGCTCCCTCTTCCTCTACTATTTTTGCAATCTCTACGATATTAGTTACATTTGGGGATAATTTTACAATCATAGGTTTACTTAAAACTTTTCTTACTTCACGGGTTACTAATCTTGCCATCTCTGGATTAGCTCCAAAGGCCATCCCCCCATCCTTGACATTGGGACAAGAGATATTTAGTTCTACCATCTCTATCTCTTCTATTTGCTCAACTTCTTTAGCGATTTCTATGTATTCTTCCAAGATCTTCCCATTTATATTTGCTACCAGAGGGATATTTAGTTCTTTTTTTATAGATGGTATTAATTTTTTAAATTCTTCAATCCCTGGGTTTTCCAATCCAACTGAATTTAACATTCCAGATGGTGTTTCAGCAATTCTGGTACCTGGATTTCCATTTCTAGGTTCCATAGTAATTCCTTTTAATACAGCAGCTCCTAATTCATTAGGATTAAAATAATTTTTGTATTCCAATCCATACCCAAAGCATCCAGATGCTGTCATTATAGGATTATTTAATTTCTTCCCTAAAAAACTTATATTTAATCTATTACTCATTATTTACATCCTCCATTTGGATCTACCACATCTACGTCTACTATATCTGTACTTTCAAATACCGGTCCATCGTAACAAACTTTTTTCATCCCTTTTTTAGTCAATATCGAGCATCCTACACAGGCTTTTATTCCACATGCCATCCTTTCTTCTAAAGATATTTGACATCTTATATTATTTTCCTGTGCTACCTTAGCTACTGCCTCCATCATAGGATGGGGTCCGCATGTATAAATTATATCTATATGTTGATCTTTCAGTACCTCTTTTAGTATATCTACAGTATTTCCTTTTATTCCTACACTACCGTCATCGGTAGCTACCTTTAGCTGAATATTTTCAAAATCGAATTTTTCTATTATTTTTACAGCTCCTGCATTTCTTCCTCCACCTATAAAGGTGATATCATTGTTATCTTTTAAATCTTTAATGAGATATTTAATTGGAGCCATTCCCATTCCTCCACCGATTACTACTATATTTTTCCCCTTAAGATCTGTATCATAGCCATTTCCTAGAGGTCCCTGGACATTTATAGTCTCACCTATGGATAGTTGAGTAAATTCTTTAGTTCCTTTTCCTAAAGCTTCATAGTAAAATTCTAAAATATTCCCATCTACATTGTGTAGACTTATGGGTCTTCTTAAAACTTTTGAGTTGTCTTTGCATTGGAGCATAAAAAACTGACCTGGTTTAGAATGTTGAGGTATTTTTTTGCCTTCTACCCTCATTAAATAATAATTATCTGCTATTTGTATATTCTCTATTACCTTAACATCTTCTAAAAACATATATTCCTCCTAAATACTCTCATATTAATTTTAAAAAAAAAGGAATAAAAACTAAAATATTAGTTTTTATTCCCACTATTATAAATATAAAAATTAAAAATCGAATTGACTGCTCCAAATATAACATAGGGAACATCAGTTAAAAAAATAAGAAATTTATCCATGAAATTTATAGAATTATTGTTTATTGTTAAAAATTTCATCATATTCCTCCCTCTCTTTTTTATCTTTTAGAGATATTACCACAGCCATAATGAACTGTCAAGGGATTTTTTTATTTTTTCCAGTGCCCATGAAGATTGCAATAAGCTCTAGCCTCTGCTTTTTCTCCATAACACGCTTTAAAAGTAACTTTTGGTAGATCTCCTGGTTTTAAAAATTGAGTAGATACACATCCGTCCACTATTAATTCTATCCATTCAATATAATGATCCTTGTCCATAGGATGAAGAGTCGACCCCACTTGAACCTCATAACCATCACTTAATTTAATAACTTTTGGTATATGCTTTTCTATAGCAGCATCTCTTGTATTTTCTACCTGTAAAACCATCTCTTTTCCACAACAGCTTAATACTCCAGCCCCTGTATGCATTATCTCTACAATATTACCACATATCTCACATTTAAAAACCTCTAATTTCTTAGTCATTTTTTATCCCCCTGATTTTTTTTGTCTTCTTGCTCTAGTATACCCTATTTTCATACTTTTTTTAATTAAATTTTAACTTTTTTTTAAATCTGTATACTATCATCTATCTGCAGAGGAACTCTTAGGATATTTACTCTACATATGGTATAATTATAAGCGATTATGCATAATATTTAGGAGGAAAACAAATGAAAAATTGCCCTTGTGGAAGAGAATTAAGTTATGAAGAATGTTGTAAGCCATATATATTAGGTGAAAAAACACCAATTACCGCAGAAGATACAATGAGATCTAGATATACAGCCTATGTTGTAGGAGAGGTAGATTATGTCTATAATACACATAATCCTAAAACACGTGGAACCCTTAGTAAGGAAGAGATCAAACACTGGTCTGAATCTACAGAGTGGAATAAATTGGAGATCATTGAAACTGTAGATGGAGGAGCTGAAAATTCAGAAGGAATAGTTGAATTTAAAGGTTACTATTTAGAAGATGGGAAAACTTTATTTCACCATGAAAGATCTGTATTTAAAAAGATAGATGGAGCATGGATGTATGATTCAGCACTATCTACACAAAAGACAATAAAAAAAGATGTTAAAATTGGTAGAAATGACCCATGTCCATGTGGATCAGGTAAAAAATATAAAAAATGCTGCGGGAAAAACTAGCAATAAAAAAAGAGAGAATTTCTCTCTTTTTTTTTTATAGAAAAATAAATCTATATTTTCTTTTCCATAAGGATAGTATATATGATATACTCACTTAAAATGAAAATTAAGGAGTTGTAGACATTATGAATAGTAACCCCGTTAAAAGTTACACCTATCTTTTAAACTTAGCTAAAAATTTAACTGAAAATGAAGATGACTTTATTGCCAACTGTGCCAATATTTCTTCCCTGATCTTTAATAACATCGAGGATCTGAACTGGGCAGGGTTTTATTTGTGGAAAAATGAAAAATTAATTTTAGGACCTTTTCAAGGTCTTACAGCTACTACTAAAATTGAATTGGGAAAGGGAGTCTGCGGAAGTTCTGCCAAAGACAAAGTTACATATGTAGTCCCTGATGTACATAAATTTCCGGGTCATATAGCCTGTGACTTAGCATCTAATTCAGAGATTGTCATTCCACTGATAAAAGGTGATAGATTAATTGGGGTGTTGGATATAGACAGTCCAAAATTGAATAGATTTTCTGAGGAAGACAAAGTTAATTTGGAACAATTAGTTATGATCTTAATAGCTAACAGCAATATATAATATAAGAATAAAAAGTGGAACCTAAGGTTCCTTTTTTTATTCTAACTAGGAAATTTTTAATTTTTTAGTAAATTTTATTTACTAAGAAAAATAAAAGGAGGATAAAAATGAATAAATATATAATTTTTTTGATTATATTTTTTTTAGGAACTAATCTTTATTCAAAATCTGAAATTGATCTATCTAAAATCTCTCTTTCAGAAAAGGAGATGACTTTTTTAAAGAAAATAGAAGATAAAAAAATAGACGTATTTGTAGAAAATTCTGATAATTTTTTATTTTTTTACGACCTTGAAAAAAATCAAAGGGGACTCTACCCTAAAATCATCCAAGAGATGAATAATATTTTTAATCTTAACTTAAATATAATTCCAAAAGAGATCTTTGAGTTGTCTAAACTCAAAGAAAGAGGAGATGGAGCAATAATTTTTGATATGCTTGAAAAAAAAGATCTCCACAATTATTATGTTTTTTCTAAATCTATCTATAATTTTAATACAGCAGTTATAGGACAGCAGGAGATAAAAAAAATCTTGGATTTAAAAGATAAAAAAATTATTTTTTTAAAAGGGGATAAATTATATGATGATTTTATAGAAAAATACGGTTATTTAAATATAACTCCTATTTTTGTAAAAGACAGAAAACAAGCGTTTAAAAAATTAAATCAGAATGAGTCATTGTTATATATAGGTGAAATAGAAAAAAACAGTAATTTTATCGGCTTAAACAATACTGTTAAACTGAGTATCTTATTGACTGATATTAATTCTGATCTCAAATTTGCCATAAAAAAAGAATACAGCCCCTTGAAAGATATTTTTAATAAACTTATTGATCTTTATAGTGATGAGGATAGATCACAACTTATAGGGAAGTACCTCCTACAGTATAAAAAAAATAGTATCTATTTTGATTCTGAGGAGAAGGAATTTTTAAGCCGTCTTTCAAAATTACAGTTAGTTCTTTTAAAAGATGATAATTATTACCCTTACTATTCCAGAGATTCCAAAGGGAATTTAAAGGGGCTTTCAATTGACTATATAAGTTCTATAAAGAACATACTAAATGAAAATATAGATATAGAATACATAGTTAAGGAAGATAAGATTTATGAAGACTCCCATACTGACAAAGATTTTATTCTCCCCCTTTTAATTAGAACTCCTGAACGGGAAAAAAAATTTTTATTTCCGGAACCATATTACTCCTTTAACTTAAGCGTTTATAACCGGCAATCAGGTGGATTTATAGATGATATTTCAGACTTAGAAAACAGCACTATAGCAGTAATCAAGGGAGCATACTATATCAGTTACTTAAAAGGTCATCTAAATAATGCCACCTATATAGACACTCCTTCCCTGACCCAATCCCTCAAGCTCTTGAGGGAAGGTAAAGTTGACTTCTTGGTAGGAGATATGAAAACTATTGAAAATCACCTTGCAGGTATCAAAATAAACGATATAAAAATTGCTGGAGTTACCGATAAAGTATACGATGTTTCTTTTGCTGTAAGCAAAGACAATCCCCAGCTTTATAATGTTTTAAATAAGGTATTCTCTAAGCTTCATATAGAAAATAAATTTTTGATGAGAAAATGGAATGCTAACTATAGTAGTTTTACCAGTGATTATAAGGTTTCTATATTTATATTAGTTATTTCCCTAGGGATATTGAGTATTACCCTTGTTTCCTATAGGAATGTTAAAAATAGAAAGATAGCTCTGCAAAAAATCACCCTATCCCTTGTTACTACTCTTGAAAATGCTAATTACTATAATGATGAAGATACTGGCAACCATATAAGAAGGGTCAATGAATATTCAAGATTAATTGCAGAAAAACTCCGGTGTCACAAAAACTTTATTAAAGATATTGGTTTCTATGCCTCCCTCCATGATATAGGGAAAATAGGAGTTCATGATGGTATTTTAAAGAAAAAAGATAAATTATCTGAAGAAGAATTTAAATCTATGAAGGAACATGTAAAAATAGGATACAACCTTATAAAAGATGCTAACCTCCCATCTATGGTAGAGAATATAGCACTTTATCACCATGAAAAATGGAATGGTATGGGTTATTTAGAGGGGTTAAAGGGTAAAGAAATTCCTTTAGAGGCAAGAATCGTTGCTCTTTCTGATGTCTATGATGCACTACGACAAAAAAGATCCTATAAAGACGGGTTTACCCACGAAAAATCTATGAAAATCATTTCAAAGGAAAGCGGAAAACATTTTGATCCTGAAATTGTAAACATATTTATAAAACATAATGATAAATTTAATTTGATTTTTGAATCCAACAGGGAACAAATAAAATAAAGAGGACGACCCATAAGGGTTGTCCTCTCTCTTTTTACTATAATCTCATTTTATTTTTAAAACTATCTATTATGCTTCCTAACCCAAGTAAGATTAAGAATAATTTTATCAGCCATCCTACAAATGGTAAATTTATTAAAATTGTTATGACAAAACTAGATAGTAGAAGTTTGAAAAAATTTATCTCGTCAAAATATTTAGCAGCTATTATTAGATTGGCTATAGGAACAGCCAAGAACATCAAGATAAAATAGAATAATATCAATAAGACTCCTACAGGAAATCCTAAAATTGTGATAAAGAGCAATAGTACAGCTGCAGGAATAAGTACCAAAGCTGCAAACCCATTGAATAAAATTAAACTTTTATTATTTAAATATCTCTCCAGTCTTTCTCTTCCTAACTCTTTTTTTAGTTTAAAAATTATATAGGTGAGTATAAATAAATAAAATACTGAAAACAATTTAAATGGTAGAAAAGTAAAGTGTCTTTCATAGGAGTAACTTTTATCTGTTTTTTTTACAAGTTCTCCCATGACTCGTCCTTCTACTACTGGCAGTTGATCCTTATAGTAGATATTTCCTTTAACGACTGCCCCCTTAGATATCAAAAGCCTTCCATCTATCTCAATATCACCATTTATAACTGCCCCATCTGAGACAACAGCGTTTTCAACAACCATCCTGACATCTCCACCTACAGGGGCATTTATATATAAATTTTTAGCCATTATATTTAAATCGTCTTCTATTAACCCATTTATTTTAATATCTTTTCCCGCTAAATAAACCTCTTTCGATCTGCTGTTTATTGTAATTCTTTCCCCGGCAATAATTACACGTTTAGAGAAATTTCTGTCTATAACTACTTCTCTGCCTGCGACAACTAAATCACCTTCATCTACATCATCTACAACTACATTTTCTCCAATTGCAAACTTTCCAAAAATATTTTCTGACTCTGAAAAACTGAAAACTGAAATTAAGGTTATGAACAATAAAATACATATTTTCTTCATACTTCCTCCCCCTTTCTCTTTTTTATTTATATAATAGGCTATATATTATGTTACACCAATATTCAACGGAATTCAAAAATAAATATTGACACATCCAATTATTTTTGATATTCTGATATAAGAAAATTTTAGGAGGTGTTAAATTTGAAAAATAAAAGACCGTTAGTAGTACCAATTAATTTTAACAATATATTTCAATTTAACAAATCTTTATTTTTGAAAGATGTTCCCTATATAGCATATGGAGCTGTATCTTTGTTTTTAAATTTTAATAATAATTTTATTCTAAAGAATAATGACTAATCTATTTTAGTTATTATTCTTTTTTTTTTAGCATAAACTTATGAAAACCTAGGAGGCGTTATGAAGGCAAAACTGATATTAGAAAATGGAATGGTATTTGAAGGAAAAACTTTTGGTTACACAGAGGAAGCTGTAGGAGAGTTAGTGTTTAATACATCTATGACAGGGTACCAAGAAGTTCTTACTGATCCGTCTTATTATGGGCAAATAGTTGTAATGACTTATCCAATGATAGGAAACTACGGTCTTAACCTAGATGACTTAGAGAGTAATGGTGCAAAGGTAAGAGGGTTTGTAATAAAAGAACCTGCTAAATTACCAAATAACTTTAGATGTGAGATGACCTTGGATGGTTATCTAAAGCAACATAAGATAATGGGATTTAAAGGTATAGATACAAGACATCTAACTAAGATCATAAGAGATAACGGCTCTATGAAAGCTATCATCACCGTAGATGAGCTTACACAAAAAGAAATTAAAAATACAATGAATGATTTTTCAAATATAGATGCAGTAAGTACAGTAAGTACAAAAGAGATCTATGAAGCTCCCTGTGGTGCTGAAAAAGTAAATAAAAAAATCGGAATGATTGATTTTGGTATAAAACAAAATATCATCAGATCATTTCACAAGAGAAACTGTGACTTAACTATATTTCCATGGAATACAACTGCTGAGGAGATATTATCCTATGACCTAGATGGTGTATTTTTATCTAATGGGCCTGGAGATCCCGCTGATCTAACAGATGTAATAAATGAAATAAAGAAAATGATTGGAAAAACTCCTATAATCGGAATATGTTTAGGACACCAACTGCTGGCTTGGGCATTGGGAGGATCAACTAATAAATTAAAGTTTGGTCATAGAGGAGCTAACCATCCGGTAAAAGATTTGGAAAAAAATAAGATAT includes these proteins:
- a CDS encoding amidohydrolase family protein, which translates into the protein MLIKNARINTIDNEYEIKDLYIKDGKIAEIGSDIDSLNIIRETFLSSDENIKKLEIIDLKGKKYLIPGVIDPHVHMRDPGLTHKEDLYTGSRACAKGGITTFIDMPNTVPTTTNLSALQDKKDLASIKSLVNYGFHFGGTSTDNSDIIPSEGVASTKVFMNISTGKMLVEKDEVLKNIFLKSKMVSVHAEGEMVEKAITYNEKYGKKLYLCHISNEKELDIIRKNRKIATKKIYTEVTPHHLFLSENDIKGKNEMLFRMKPELKTNDDIEALWKAINDGTIDTIGTDHAPHLLSEKLKKVTFGIPGVENSLPLMLDAVSKEKITLSKLIELMSKNPSKIFGIKDRGEIKEGYYGDLVVVDLEKKFTLENKTTLSKCGWTPFDGYTGYGKIETTIVNGTIVYNKNEIIENTGSEIEYE
- a CDS encoding YchJ family protein; the encoded protein is MKNCPCGRELSYEECCKPYILGEKTPITAEDTMRSRYTAYVVGEVDYVYNTHNPKTRGTLSKEEIKHWSESTEWNKLEIIETVDGGAENSEGIVEFKGYYLEDGKTLFHHERSVFKKIDGAWMYDSALSTQKTIKKDVKIGRNDPCPCGSGKKYKKCCGKN
- the pyrE gene encoding orotate phosphoribosyltransferase, with translation MNNAKRVARALLKVEAVRLNVAEPFTFVSGIKSPIYCDNRKVIGFPKERTDIVDAFIEALKDKEFDILAGTATAGIPWAAFIAEKMNKPMAYIRSKPKAHGAGKQIEGADVEGKKIIVIEDLISTGGSCISALEAARREGAKDVEVMAIFSYEFKKAYDRFEEADCKWETLSGFPDLIELAVEENYLSSQDAEEASQWNKSPNTWKK
- a CDS encoding dihydroorotate dehydrogenase electron transfer subunit → MFLEDVKVIENIQIADNYYLMRVEGKKIPQHSKPGQFFMLQCKDNSKVLRRPISLHNVDGNILEFYYEALGKGTKEFTQLSIGETINVQGPLGNGYDTDLKGKNIVVIGGGMGMAPIKYLIKDLKDNNDITFIGGGRNAGAVKIIEKFDFENIQLKVATDDGSVGIKGNTVDILKEVLKDQHIDIIYTCGPHPMMEAVAKVAQENNIRCQISLEERMACGIKACVGCSILTKKGMKKVCYDGPVFESTDIVDVDVVDPNGGCK
- a CDS encoding GAF domain-containing protein, whose protein sequence is MNSNPVKSYTYLLNLAKNLTENEDDFIANCANISSLIFNNIEDLNWAGFYLWKNEKLILGPFQGLTATTKIELGKGVCGSSAKDKVTYVVPDVHKFPGHIACDLASNSEIVIPLIKGDRLIGVLDIDSPKLNRFSEEDKVNLEQLVMILIANSNI
- the carA gene encoding glutamine-hydrolyzing carbamoyl-phosphate synthase small subunit; the protein is MKAKLILENGMVFEGKTFGYTEEAVGELVFNTSMTGYQEVLTDPSYYGQIVVMTYPMIGNYGLNLDDLESNGAKVRGFVIKEPAKLPNNFRCEMTLDGYLKQHKIMGFKGIDTRHLTKIIRDNGSMKAIITVDELTQKEIKNTMNDFSNIDAVSTVSTKEIYEAPCGAEKVNKKIGMIDFGIKQNIIRSFHKRNCDLTIFPWNTTAEEILSYDLDGVFLSNGPGDPADLTDVINEIKKMIGKTPIIGICLGHQLLAWALGGSTNKLKFGHRGANHPVKDLEKNKIFITSQNHGYVVDKMPEGVEITQINLNDNSVEGMKDYKNKIASVQYHPEAAPGPEDSQYVFDDFIKMLG
- the pyrF gene encoding orotidine-5'-phosphate decarboxylase translates to MKLKAKDRLIVALDYKTLGEVKDIVNEIGDAVSTYKVGLELFLNTRGEAVEYLHSIDKKVFLDLKFHDIPNTTTMASMFANKQEVFMFNVHAGGGPTMMKSVADMLKENNSDSIAIAVTILTSFTEEEVASHFKSNLNISELANHWAVETKESGLHGVVCSPLEAKKIKELCGENFYTICPGVRPLWAASNDQKRIMTPKMAVENGADFLVVGRPITKSENPVHAAKLILEEIQEGLNN
- a CDS encoding dihydroorotate dehydrogenase is translated as MSNRLNISFLGKKLNNPIMTASGCFGYGLEYKNYFNPNELGAAVLKGITMEPRNGNPGTRIAETPSGMLNSVGLENPGIEEFKKLIPSIKKELNIPLVANINGKILEEYIEIAKEVEQIEEIEMVELNISCPNVKDGGMAFGANPEMARLVTREVRKVLSKPMIVKLSPNVTNIVEIAKIVEEEGANGVALINTLLGMAVDIRKRKPILGNIMGGLSGPAVKPVALRMIYQVSQAVSIPVLGMGGISSTEDAIEFIMVGASAISLGTGMFGNPTLPIEIKKGLEKYCIENNIENISEIVGAAHPDGGAAYRNRLGGNNEIKG
- a CDS encoding transporter substrate-binding domain-containing protein, producing the protein MNKYIIFLIIFFLGTNLYSKSEIDLSKISLSEKEMTFLKKIEDKKIDVFVENSDNFLFFYDLEKNQRGLYPKIIQEMNNIFNLNLNIIPKEIFELSKLKERGDGAIIFDMLEKKDLHNYYVFSKSIYNFNTAVIGQQEIKKILDLKDKKIIFLKGDKLYDDFIEKYGYLNITPIFVKDRKQAFKKLNQNESLLYIGEIEKNSNFIGLNNTVKLSILLTDINSDLKFAIKKEYSPLKDIFNKLIDLYSDEDRSQLIGKYLLQYKKNSIYFDSEEKEFLSRLSKLQLVLLKDDNYYPYYSRDSKGNLKGLSIDYISSIKNILNENIDIEYIVKEDKIYEDSHTDKDFILPLLIRTPEREKKFLFPEPYYSFNLSVYNRQSGGFIDDISDLENSTIAVIKGAYYISYLKGHLNNATYIDTPSLTQSLKLLREGKVDFLVGDMKTIENHLAGIKINDIKIAGVTDKVYDVSFAVSKDNPQLYNVLNKVFSKLHIENKFLMRKWNANYSSFTSDYKVSIFILVISLGILSITLVSYRNVKNRKIALQKITLSLVTTLENANYYNDEDTGNHIRRVNEYSRLIAEKLRCHKNFIKDIGFYASLHDIGKIGVHDGILKKKDKLSEEEFKSMKEHVKIGYNLIKDANLPSMVENIALYHHEKWNGMGYLEGLKGKEIPLEARIVALSDVYDALRQKRSYKDGFTHEKSMKIISKESGKHFDPEIVNIFIKHNDKFNLIFESNREQIK
- a CDS encoding polymer-forming cytoskeletal protein is translated as MKKICILLFITLISVFSFSESENIFGKFAIGENVVVDDVDEGDLVVAGREVVIDRNFSKRVIIAGERITINSRSKEVYLAGKDIKINGLIEDDLNIMAKNLYINAPVGGDVRMVVENAVVSDGAVINGDIEIDGRLLISKGAVVKGNIYYKDQLPVVEGRVMGELVKKTDKSYSYERHFTFLPFKLFSVFYLFILTYIIFKLKKELGRERLERYLNNKSLILFNGFAALVLIPAAVLLLFITILGFPVGVLLILFYFILMFLAVPIANLIIAAKYFDEINFFKLLLSSFVITILINLPFVGWLIKLFLILLGLGSIIDSFKNKMRL
- a CDS encoding desulfoferrodoxin; the protein is MTKKLEVFKCEICGNIVEIMHTGAGVLSCCGKEMVLQVENTRDAAIEKHIPKVIKLSDGYEVQVGSTLHPMDKDHYIEWIELIVDGCVSTQFLKPGDLPKVTFKACYGEKAEARAYCNLHGHWKK